From the genome of Latilactobacillus curvatus JCM 1096 = DSM 20019:
GCTTGGCTGTTATGGCGCGGTAAACGTGCGCTATAACGTTTGGCTTTTTATTAAGAAAATGCAAAAGTGATTGCTTTGATGCATGGATTCGGTATCCTAATAAGGGATATATTTTTAAATTGAAAAAGAGTATAGGAGAAATCGCATGACGCAGTTAATTGATTTTGTTTTACATATTGATTCCCACCTGGTCAACATTGTTAATCAGTTCGGCAACTGGACCTATGTCATCTTGTTTGCCATTATCTTTGTTGAAACCGGGGCGGTTATCTTACCGTTTCTACCGGGGGACTCGCTTTTATTTGCCGCTGCTGCTTTGGCAGCCCGGACTGATAATGACTTGAATGTCTGGCTGTTTGCTGCCTTGTTCTTAATCGCCTCAATTGCGGGTGATTCATTGAATGAACAAATTGGCCAACGGGTCGGTTTAGCCGCCACGAAGAATCGGTTCTTCGGCAAGTTTATCAATACCGAGAAAATTGAAGAGGCGCAGGTCTTCTTTGATAAGTATGGTGGTAAAACCATTGCAATTGGCCGTTTCATGCCGATTATTAGAACATTCGTTCCATTTGTTGCCGGTGGGAGCCAGATGGCCTTCATGAAGTTCTTCCGTTACGACGTGATTGGGAGTATCTTGTGGGTGACACTCTGTTGCGGAGCTGGTTACTTCTTCGGAAACATTGCTGTTGTGCGTGAACATTTCTCACTCGTTGTGTTAGGGATTATCGGGGTCTCATTGATTCCGATGGTTATCACAGCGGTTAAGAGTCAAATGAAAAAAAATAATGCTTAATAAAATACTAAAAAGTCCTGCATCAACGGTTAAAACGTTGATGCAGGGCTTTTTTAAAACGTGCTTTAGCTAGCAACTTCTTCCGTTTAGCCACGGTTTGCAAACGGTCGGCTGTGCGGCTCATTCACTAACCGATGCTATACTCAGAAGCTAACCGCTAGTTAAAGCACTCTTATCGAAACGTGCTCCATAAGCCACCTTCTTCCGGTTAGCTACGGCCAGTAAATCATCGACTGCGTCGCTAATTTACTGGACTAGGCTAATCCTCAGAAGGTAATCGGGCATATTGCGCACTCTTACATAATGGACGTGCTGTGTAGTGGTTGGCGTTTTTCTGGGTAGAGATTCGTTAGTAACTCAGTCACAGCCATTGGTGCTTCACCAAATCCGCTGGCAATTAACTTCACTTTACCAGGGTAGGTAGCAATATCGCCGATCGCATAGATGTTCGGGATGTTCGTCTCGAGTTGTTGGTTAACAGCGACTTGATGGTGGTCCAATGTTAATCCCCAATCACGGAGAATTCGAGTATCAGAGATAAACCCATAGTTAACAAGGAGTTTGTCAATTGTTAGCTGCTCTTGATCGGTTGATTTCATCTTATTTAAAGTTAATGCGAGTTGTTGGTTCATTTCGGTCAAACTATCGATTAAAAACGGCGTCTTAATTTGGACAGTTGATTGTTTGAGTGCTTCAACGCTACTTTCAAGCCCGCGGAATTGATCCCGACGGTGAATTAAATAGACTTGTTTAGCCACTTTTTCGAGCATTAGTGCCCATTCAATGGCCGAATCACCACCGCCAGCAACGGCAACGGTTTGATCTTTGAACTGCGCCATTTCTTTTGCGAAGTAGTGAATATAGTGATTTTCCCATTCTGGATCGTAATCGACAGCGAGTTTCCGCGGTGTGAAAGCCCCGTTCCCAACGGCAATGATGATGCCTTTGGTGCGTGTCGTGCCCTTCGTTGTTTTAAGAACGAAAGTCCCATCTTCTTGGGGTTCGATACCTTGCACAGCAGTGGATAATTGCAAGGTTGGTTGGAAAAGTGCCAGCTGTTCAATTAAGTTTTCGGTGAGCTGTGCACCAGAGATACCACTGAAACCAGCGACATCATAGATTTGCTTTTCTGGATAGAGTGTTGCGACTTGACCACCGAGTTCGGGGAGACTTTCGATAATCTGAACATCGGCCTTGCGCATACCAGCATAATAGGCAGCAAACATTCCGACAGGACCGCCGCCAATAATGGTGATATCAAAGAGATGATTTGAATCAAGCATGAGATAACTTCCTTAATAGTAGATTTCTTAAATTAGTATACTAGAAAAAAATAAGGAAAGCATGTTTAATGAAATAATCGTAGTAATTTATGAAGCAATTCGCTATCATAATGATTGTGAGTCAAAACAAGGAGGACGATTAAATGACATATCCACAATTAGACCTTGCAAACTTTGCAGGGCCAACAGCTACTTTTGACACAAACCGTGGCGAATTTACAGTAGCACTTTTCCAAGACCAAGCACCTAAGACAGTAGAAAACTTTATCGGCTTAGCTGAAAAAGATTACTATGACGGTGTGATTTTCCACCGGGTCATCAACGATTTCATGATTCAAGGTGGCGATCCAACCGGTACTGGGATGGGTGGCGAAAGTCTCTGGGGCCAACCTTTCGAAGATGAATTCAACCAAGAAGTCTTTAACTTAAATGGTGCATTATCAATGGCTAATGCTGGTCCTAATACAAACGGCAGCCAATTCTTCATCGTAACAAACGAACATATCAACCAAAACATGTTGTCACAAATGCCAGGTGCTGGTTACCCAGAAGAAGTCATTACGGCTTATGAAAAGGGTGGTACACCTTGGTTAGATTTTAAACATACTGTATTTGGTCACGTCTTGAGTGGGATGGACGTTGTTAATAAGATCAACGCTACAGAAACAGGAATGCAAGACAAACCAGTTGAAGAAGTTATCATCAATCACATTACGATTAATCTTTAATTTTAATTGAAGAGGTGTTTTAGATGCTAGTAGGTGGAATTGAAGGAGGGGGCACGAAGTTTGTCTGTGCCGTAACAGATGGAAAAAATGGGATACAAGAACGAATTAGTATGCCAACCGAGACGCCGGAACAAACGATGCCACGGTTATTTGAATATTTTGATCAATTCGATCATTTAGATGCCATTGGTTTGGCATCGTTTGGCCCAATTGATGTTAACCCGAAATCAAAAACATATGGCTCAATCATCGATACACCCAAAGCAGGGTGGGAACACTATGATATCTTAGGAGCAATGAAAGCTCATTATCCTGATACCCAGTTTGCTTTTACAACGGATGTGAATGCCGCAGCCTATGGTGAATTGAAGATGGGCGCTGCTGATGGACTTGATAGTTGTGTTTACTTAACTGTCGGGACGGGGATTGGTGGCGGTGTTGTTGAACACGGTCAGATTTTACAAGGTTACAGCCATCCTGAAATCGGCCACATGTTAATTCGGCAACAACCAGAAGATTCATACGAAGGGACATGTCCTTATCACCACAATTGTTTGGAAGGCTTAGCAGCTGGTCCAGCAATCGAACGCCGTTGGGGCAAGAAAGGCCACTTATTGCCGGCTGATCATCAAGCATGGCAAATGGAAGCTGACTATTTAGCTCAAGCCTGTGTAAATATTGCTTTAATGCTATCGCCAGAACGAATTGTCTTCGGTGGTGGGGTGTCGAAACAAGCCCAACTATTCCCAATGATTCGTGAATCCTTTAAACGTCAAATGGCAGGTTATGTGCAAACGCCTGACCTTGATGACTACATCGTGCATGTTGCATTAGGGGATGACGCTGGGATTACTGGGGCACTTTTACTAGCAGCTGATCAACTTTAGTTAAATGAGAACCTGAGGGATGTTTCCTCAGGTTCTTTTTACATATTATAGAAGGAATTGTATAAAAGGTCTTAGCCGATAGCTTGCCTTTTACTAACTGGAAGGCTTAAAATAGATAGGAATATTGAAATGGAGGAAAATATGGGTTATCGAATTGGACAAAAGATTACAGGTACTGTAACAGGCATTCAACCATATGGTGTATTTGTTTCATTAGATGCAACGGTCCAAGGCTTAATCCACATCTCAGAATGTGGTCATGGTTTTGTTAAAGCGTTAGATGAACAGTTTAAAGTCGGTCAAGTGTTAGATGTATTAGTGTTAGATATCGATGAATACACACATAAGATTAGTTTGTCGTTACGTGCGCTACATAAAGCACAAGATTTAGCACCACAGCGTGCTAAGAAACACTATTGGACAAATCGCCGGATTCATATTGGGTTTGCGCCCATTGCAGAACGATTACCAAGATGGACTGAAGAAGCGATAGAAGACTTGAATAAGGGTGAGAATGTATGAGTGCTAAAGTAGCCGGAACGATTATGTATAAGACAGAGCAAGGACAATATGATTTTTTGGTCCAACCACAAGTTGATGCTTCTTATAAGATGCTGGTGACCAATAAGCAAGATGATCAAACACCACTTGCTGCTGTATTAATTGCAATCCAAGCACAGCTAAATATTGATGTTAACGAATTGAGATTGATCAATTTAGCGAATATTAACCTTGAAGGTGAGAACGTTTCGTTCTTTGTCTTTCAGTGGGGAGCTCATGAGACTGATTTTTATACCGAACAATTGAGAATAATTAGTGAAGCCGGTTTTCGATTTGCGAACCCTAGTGAGTTCACGGAATTACTGGATAAGTTAGAAGTCACGAGTGTCCCGCACTTGAATTAGTTCGGACAATCGGTGAATATCTATTCAACAATGTACGCTTTTGAAACTTTTTATATTTTTATTCAAAAAAAAGTAAACAATCGCTTGACGATGTCTTGGATTGTTGGTATAGTATTCTATGTTGTCAGCGAGAGAAAAGCTCATTGCTAACGAAATAACGGGTCAAACGAGATTGAATAAATATTCAAAAAATATTTATAAAAAACGCTTGACAGTGTTCGTTAGAAATGATATATTAATTAAGCTGTTTCAACACAGTAGATCTTTGAAAACTGAACAAAGTTTCGACAAACCAAATGTGTAGGGTCGCCCTTCGGGGCACAAAACATATTTGCAAAGTCAATTTCGCTAGCAAATAAATTAAGTAACAAAACAAGAGCTACAAACTT
Proteins encoded in this window:
- a CDS encoding VTT domain-containing protein, producing MTQLIDFVLHIDSHLVNIVNQFGNWTYVILFAIIFVETGAVILPFLPGDSLLFAAAALAARTDNDLNVWLFAALFLIASIAGDSLNEQIGQRVGLAATKNRFFGKFINTEKIEEAQVFFDKYGGKTIAIGRFMPIIRTFVPFVAGGSQMAFMKFFRYDVIGSILWVTLCCGAGYFFGNIAVVREHFSLVVLGIIGVSLIPMVITAVKSQMKKNNA
- a CDS encoding NAD(P)/FAD-dependent oxidoreductase, which translates into the protein MLDSNHLFDITIIGGGPVGMFAAYYAGMRKADVQIIESLPELGGQVATLYPEKQIYDVAGFSGISGAQLTENLIEQLALFQPTLQLSTAVQGIEPQEDGTFVLKTTKGTTRTKGIIIAVGNGAFTPRKLAVDYDPEWENHYIHYFAKEMAQFKDQTVAVAGGGDSAIEWALMLEKVAKQVYLIHRRDQFRGLESSVEALKQSTVQIKTPFLIDSLTEMNQQLALTLNKMKSTDQEQLTIDKLLVNYGFISDTRILRDWGLTLDHHQVAVNQQLETNIPNIYAIGDIATYPGKVKLIASGFGEAPMAVTELLTNLYPEKRQPLHSTSIM
- a CDS encoding peptidylprolyl isomerase, whose protein sequence is MTYPQLDLANFAGPTATFDTNRGEFTVALFQDQAPKTVENFIGLAEKDYYDGVIFHRVINDFMIQGGDPTGTGMGGESLWGQPFEDEFNQEVFNLNGALSMANAGPNTNGSQFFIVTNEHINQNMLSQMPGAGYPEEVITAYEKGGTPWLDFKHTVFGHVLSGMDVVNKINATETGMQDKPVEEVIINHITINL
- a CDS encoding ROK family protein, coding for MLVGGIEGGGTKFVCAVTDGKNGIQERISMPTETPEQTMPRLFEYFDQFDHLDAIGLASFGPIDVNPKSKTYGSIIDTPKAGWEHYDILGAMKAHYPDTQFAFTTDVNAAAYGELKMGAADGLDSCVYLTVGTGIGGGVVEHGQILQGYSHPEIGHMLIRQQPEDSYEGTCPYHHNCLEGLAAGPAIERRWGKKGHLLPADHQAWQMEADYLAQACVNIALMLSPERIVFGGGVSKQAQLFPMIRESFKRQMAGYVQTPDLDDYIVHVALGDDAGITGALLLAADQL
- a CDS encoding CvfD/Ygs/GSP13 family RNA-binding post-transcriptional regulator, whose amino-acid sequence is MGYRIGQKITGTVTGIQPYGVFVSLDATVQGLIHISECGHGFVKALDEQFKVGQVLDVLVLDIDEYTHKISLSLRALHKAQDLAPQRAKKHYWTNRRIHIGFAPIAERLPRWTEEAIEDLNKGENV